A genomic window from Chlorobium phaeobacteroides DSM 266 includes:
- a CDS encoding DUF3800 domain-containing protein, which translates to MDIDVNKYREAHILSNPDIDFEVSYNFFYDETGNIRKYHVREDGFNVSSNLSFVLGGIVFDGPPQDLTVLFNELRLDPSMKELKFGYVAKGDFLSCLKSERLLVFFRYLLDNNIYIHYSVVNVLYYSLVDIVDSAISIFPEGSKLGPQIINNLKNVLYVLAKREIDAIASLFYRHKYPNISSNSVISFIDDLYFLFDKYAEDEDYSFWIKFLKDLLDNCKKKQVLTLLEDEVDHVMVGDFLQFYIKPIYLFKNSTHVFDEESEIMSKVSDHIFMDNNNQLDILSFQNSSSNPYIQMSDILVGFIGRFSDYIINSSLTDISRDLSKMTTRQHECLDCYLALINKSHDKNKAFLHEVNAITEHDKRVFILNTKGYL; encoded by the coding sequence ATGGATATAGATGTTAATAAATATCGTGAGGCACATATTTTATCAAATCCTGACATTGATTTTGAGGTCTCATATAATTTTTTCTATGACGAAACCGGCAACATCAGAAAGTATCATGTGAGAGAGGATGGCTTTAATGTATCTTCAAATTTAAGTTTTGTGCTTGGCGGTATTGTATTTGACGGTCCGCCACAGGATCTGACTGTTCTTTTTAATGAGCTGCGTCTTGATCCTTCAATGAAAGAACTGAAATTTGGGTATGTGGCTAAAGGGGATTTCTTGTCTTGCTTGAAGTCGGAAAGATTACTTGTTTTTTTTCGCTATTTATTGGACAACAATATCTATATACACTATTCCGTGGTCAATGTACTGTATTACTCCTTGGTTGATATTGTTGATTCTGCAATAAGCATCTTTCCTGAAGGATCAAAGCTGGGTCCGCAAATTATCAATAATTTGAAAAATGTATTGTATGTTCTGGCTAAGAGAGAGATTGATGCTATTGCAAGCCTTTTTTACCGCCACAAATACCCAAACATATCAAGTAATTCAGTCATCTCATTTATTGATGATCTTTATTTTCTATTTGATAAATATGCCGAGGATGAAGATTACAGTTTTTGGATAAAATTTCTCAAAGATTTACTTGATAACTGCAAAAAGAAACAAGTTTTAACTTTATTAGAAGACGAAGTTGATCATGTTATGGTTGGTGATTTTTTACAATTCTATATCAAGCCAATTTATTTATTTAAAAACTCAACACATGTATTTGATGAAGAGAGCGAGATCATGTCAAAAGTGTCTGATCATATATTTATGGACAATAATAATCAACTTGACATACTCTCATTCCAGAATTCTTCTTCTAACCCCTACATCCAGATGTCTGATATTCTTGTCGGTTTTATTGGTAGATTTTCTGACTATATCATCAATAGTTCTTTAACTGATATTTCTCGTGATCTTTCAAAAATGACGACAAGGCAGCATGAGTGTCTTGATTGCTATCTTGCATTGATAAATAAAAGTCATGATAAAAACAAGGCATTTCTTCATGAAGTAAATGCGATAACAGAACACGATAAGAGAGTATTTATATTAAATACAAAAGGGTATTTATAA
- a CDS encoding type II toxin-antitoxin system PemK/MazF family toxin, producing MSLPYHPKQGAIVICDFKGFVPPEMVKRRPAVIVSPRMRKREGLCTIVPLSTTPPKDIEAYHYKLFIDPVLPEPYNAEFHWVKADMVYTVSLDRLYLPFCGKDQGKRMYDKRIISRDDLVNIQQCILAGLGINA from the coding sequence ATGAGCCTCCCTTATCATCCTAAACAAGGCGCCATCGTTATTTGTGATTTCAAAGGTTTTGTTCCTCCTGAAATGGTTAAGCGAAGGCCTGCAGTTATCGTTTCTCCCCGGATGCGTAAACGAGAGGGGCTTTGCACCATTGTCCCTTTAAGCACAACACCACCAAAGGATATCGAGGCATACCACTACAAGTTGTTCATTGACCCGGTTCTTCCGGAACCATATAACGCTGAATTTCATTGGGTAAAAGCCGATATGGTCTATACCGTCTCATTAGACAGGCTTTATCTGCCGTTCTGCGGCAAAGATCAGGGGAAAAGAATGTACGATAAGAGGATTATAAGCAGAGACGACCTTGTCAACATCCAGCAATGTATTTTGGCGGGATTAGGAATAAACGCTTGA
- a CDS encoding DUF5018 domain-containing protein yields MAETAWLVAGSVTQVADGNVAWSSMGNVAVSDDLYATVTLSKNTYSHTLRLTGFSPGIPGSATNIRMELAVERKASASGLVDNLVQWFNGSERSGDNKASSANWPTGDGVASYGSSSDSWNSGITAALANSAASGFDVSVYNGGLLTNKTASVDQVRVKFYYDPPPVQELSVPVEVSGSLAVSPVLVLNTSVLVACGDGCACEVVKVVNSGAGFALSVSLGVVPVRVGSAAVLVSVLCSVSAGVVVVRNGAGAVIGSVAVVAAAEQVIADQSSVSAAVACLASFSVQAGQVYAAVVPCSAVSSCSAAPVKVMGVGAGFVASGGVLVSGVEIADVLVPVGLHVDLAVALQRVLVCSAGVIAGAVVGAGVERVTVLSVPVMGTLVVAGVPRMLFSVFVPVSCSVSCWVSPVRVALIGAAVEGVTGCVVSATQVLNNRVKYTLTHPSFGTRVYEVVVTVLKSALNTIDRFWFAAVDNPGLSEDVEATVSDEGVTVILPDGVSLRALKPTIEPSIEAAVSPASGTVTDFTGPVVYVVTSESGERREFTAVASIARATGKSIVRFNILKILNPALSADLIADVCESNVTVIAPSYADGVVAALRPTIQISTGASVVPASTQVKDFSGSVSYRLTAGDLSKASYTADLYRKVDVGSPPTAGEVTVTDGAFTMLGSGLDIWGTSDQFHYLYRKMSGDCVAEVLLESQQATNDWAKAGLMVRTTLLESSVHAFVGMAPLLDGSNRTLFVMHRLTTGGASAMPFQGGVDGPPMWLRLEKVGTEIRAYRKTVAGSSWTLVQSVTVPLIGSTAYVGFAVCSKTTGLGECVFRGLRVG; encoded by the coding sequence ATGGCTGAAACTGCATGGCTTGTTGCTGGATCGGTTACTCAGGTTGCTGATGGTAATGTTGCCTGGAGCAGTATGGGTAATGTTGCTGTGAGTGATGATCTGTATGCTACGGTTACCTTATCGAAAAATACTTACAGCCATACGTTGCGGCTGACAGGGTTCAGCCCTGGCATTCCGGGAAGTGCGACGAATATTCGCATGGAGCTTGCTGTTGAGCGAAAGGCTTCTGCCAGTGGTTTGGTTGATAATCTGGTTCAGTGGTTTAATGGTTCGGAACGGAGTGGCGATAACAAGGCTTCTTCTGCTAACTGGCCGACCGGCGATGGTGTTGCTTCGTATGGTTCTTCGTCGGATAGCTGGAACAGTGGCATTACTGCGGCTCTGGCAAACAGTGCTGCCAGTGGTTTTGATGTTTCTGTTTATAATGGCGGGTTGCTTACCAATAAAACGGCTTCTGTCGATCAGGTCAGGGTAAAGTTTTATTATGATCCTCCTCCTGTTCAAGAGTTAAGCGTTCCTGTTGAGGTGAGTGGATCTCTGGCTGTTTCGCCTGTTCTGGTGCTGAATACGAGCGTTTTGGTTGCGTGCGGTGATGGGTGTGCCTGTGAGGTGGTGAAGGTTGTGAATAGCGGGGCCGGGTTTGCGTTGAGTGTTTCGTTGGGCGTTGTACCGGTTAGGGTTGGGAGTGCGGCTGTGCTGGTGAGTGTGCTTTGTTCGGTCAGTGCCGGGGTGGTGGTGGTGCGTAATGGTGCGGGGGCGGTTATTGGTTCTGTTGCGGTTGTTGCTGCGGCTGAACAGGTTATTGCTGATCAGTCAAGCGTATCGGCTGCGGTTGCGTGCCTGGCTTCTTTTTCTGTTCAGGCCGGGCAGGTTTATGCTGCGGTTGTGCCGTGCAGCGCAGTGAGTTCTTGCAGTGCAGCTCCGGTGAAGGTTATGGGTGTTGGTGCGGGTTTTGTTGCGAGTGGTGGCGTGCTGGTGAGTGGTGTGGAAATTGCTGATGTTCTGGTTCCTGTTGGCTTGCATGTTGATTTGGCGGTTGCGTTGCAGAGGGTTTTGGTGTGTTCTGCGGGGGTTATTGCGGGGGCTGTTGTTGGTGCTGGTGTCGAGAGGGTTACGGTTCTGAGTGTTCCTGTTATGGGTACATTGGTGGTTGCCGGGGTGCCGAGGATGTTGTTTTCGGTTTTTGTGCCGGTTTCGTGCAGTGTGAGTTGTTGGGTTTCGCCGGTGCGGGTTGCGCTGATTGGTGCTGCTGTTGAGGGTGTGACGGGGTGCGTGGTTTCGGCTACGCAGGTGCTGAATAATCGGGTGAAGTATACGTTGACGCATCCTTCGTTTGGGACAAGGGTGTATGAGGTGGTGGTGACGGTGCTGAAGAGTGCGTTGAATACGATTGACCGGTTCTGGTTTGCTGCGGTTGATAATCCGGGTTTATCGGAGGATGTTGAGGCAACGGTGTCGGATGAGGGTGTTACGGTGATCCTGCCGGACGGGGTGAGTTTGCGGGCGTTGAAACCGACGATCGAGCCGTCTATTGAGGCTGCGGTTTCTCCTGCTTCGGGTACGGTGACGGATTTTACTGGCCCGGTGGTGTATGTGGTGACGTCGGAGAGTGGTGAGAGGCGTGAGTTTACGGCAGTGGCGTCGATTGCCCGGGCAACGGGCAAGAGTATTGTGCGGTTCAATATTCTGAAGATTCTTAACCCGGCATTAAGTGCCGACCTGATTGCGGATGTGTGTGAGTCGAACGTGACGGTGATAGCGCCGAGCTATGCTGATGGCGTGGTTGCTGCTTTGAGGCCGACGATACAGATTTCAACGGGGGCGTCGGTTGTTCCGGCGAGTACGCAGGTGAAGGATTTCAGCGGATCGGTATCCTATCGCCTGACTGCGGGTGATTTGTCGAAGGCGAGTTATACGGCTGATCTGTATCGGAAGGTTGATGTTGGGTCGCCTCCGACTGCCGGAGAGGTTACGGTTACGGATGGAGCGTTCACGATGCTTGGTAGCGGGTTGGATATCTGGGGAACATCTGATCAGTTCCATTATCTTTACAGGAAAATGTCGGGCGATTGTGTGGCTGAAGTGCTGCTGGAGTCGCAGCAGGCGACGAATGATTGGGCGAAGGCGGGGTTGATGGTGCGGACTACGCTTCTGGAGAGTTCGGTGCATGCGTTTGTGGGGATGGCTCCGTTGCTGGACGGGTCGAACCGGACGTTGTTTGTGATGCATCGGCTGACGACTGGCGGGGCAAGCGCGATGCCGTTTCAGGGTGGTGTTGATGGGCCTCCGATGTGGTTGCGGCTGGAGAAGGTCGGGACGGAAATCCGGGCGTACCGGAAGACGGTTGCGGGGAGTTCGTGGACGCTGGTGCAGAGCGTGACGGTGCCGCTGATCGGGAGTACGGCTTATGTGGGGTTTGCGGTGTGCAGCAAGACGACCGGGCTTGGGGAGTGCGTGTTCAGGGGGTTACGGGTGGGGTGA
- a CDS encoding phage tail fiber protein: MGSLTDYFENKINGHVFSGVAWTPPTTFYASLFTVAPGEAGGGTEATAGAYARVAFTCSTTGSVSSNVAIVEFPVSTTDHGAIAAIGIHDALTAGNLCAFHVLSPTKTYNIGETIRVPVGQLTLTLD, from the coding sequence ATGGGTAGCTTGACGGATTATTTTGAGAATAAGATTAATGGGCATGTGTTCAGCGGTGTGGCGTGGACGCCTCCGACAACGTTTTATGCTTCGTTGTTTACTGTTGCTCCGGGTGAGGCTGGCGGGGGTACTGAGGCGACGGCCGGGGCTTATGCGAGAGTTGCGTTTACGTGCAGTACGACGGGTTCGGTGTCGTCGAATGTTGCGATTGTGGAGTTTCCTGTTTCGACGACCGATCATGGGGCAATTGCTGCTATCGGGATTCATGATGCGCTGACTGCCGGGAATTTGTGCGCGTTTCATGTGTTGTCGCCGACGAAGACTTATAATATCGGTGAGACGATCAGGGTTCCGGTTGGTCAGTTGACGTTGACGCTTGATTGA
- a CDS encoding P22 phage major capsid protein family protein, which produces MEGGEVRVTDKELNSTGEQIIVDHIQPAAYAIADDIDMNLNALAKFVPWYYDVAATTEIKDITRVKKILRDNKVPLNIPDTLFYEVGSEMEAGFAELFANSGFAGTSAEELQRTGVIGMKFGFNIFANQNVGTHTKGTASVSALLTSGAFLKGATVLNLDAAAVTGTLVKGDSFAINGDPQRYAVVNESPVTAAGNTFTGVQIFPALSKDVADNIAVTVSLVNHVENVAYHRNAFALAMAPLSEMGREFSVKVETVFDEASGIALRARMWYDADKSKTKVALDALYGVKCLDANLAVKARKA; this is translated from the coding sequence GTGGAAGGAGGTGAAGTTCGGGTGACGGATAAGGAGCTGAACAGCACGGGCGAGCAGATTATTGTGGATCATATCCAGCCGGCGGCGTATGCGATTGCGGATGATATTGATATGAACCTGAATGCTTTGGCGAAGTTTGTTCCGTGGTATTACGATGTGGCTGCGACGACGGAGATCAAGGATATTACGCGGGTGAAGAAGATTCTGCGGGATAACAAGGTGCCGCTGAATATTCCGGATACGTTGTTTTATGAGGTTGGCAGCGAGATGGAGGCGGGGTTTGCGGAGTTGTTTGCGAACAGCGGGTTTGCGGGTACGTCGGCTGAGGAGTTGCAGCGGACGGGTGTGATTGGCATGAAGTTCGGGTTCAACATTTTTGCGAACCAGAATGTGGGGACGCATACGAAGGGTACGGCGTCGGTGTCGGCGCTTTTGACAAGCGGGGCTTTTCTGAAGGGTGCGACGGTGTTGAACCTGGATGCTGCTGCGGTGACGGGTACGCTGGTGAAGGGTGATTCGTTTGCGATTAATGGGGATCCTCAGCGGTATGCGGTGGTGAATGAGTCGCCGGTTACGGCTGCGGGGAATACGTTTACGGGTGTGCAGATTTTCCCTGCTCTGTCGAAGGATGTTGCGGATAATATTGCGGTGACGGTAAGCCTGGTGAACCATGTGGAGAACGTTGCGTATCACCGGAATGCGTTTGCGCTGGCGATGGCTCCGCTTTCGGAGATGGGGCGTGAGTTCAGTGTGAAGGTTGAGACGGTGTTTGATGAGGCGTCGGGGATTGCGTTGCGTGCGCGGATGTGGTATGACGCTGACAAGTCGAAGACGAAGGTTGCGCTGGATGCGTTGTATGGGGTGAAGTGTCTGGATGCAAATCTTGCGGTGAAGGCGAGAAAGGCTTGA
- a CDS encoding P22 phage major capsid protein family protein gives MANNLNLYDPLFYAQEGLIQLQKALGMASRVHRGYDKEPQQKGSTIKISKPGTFTAQDAPSNDQDINAEGMEIKLDKWKEVKFG, from the coding sequence ATGGCAAACAATCTGAATTTGTATGATCCTTTGTTTTATGCACAGGAGGGGTTGATTCAGTTGCAGAAGGCTTTGGGGATGGCGAGCCGGGTGCATCGGGGGTATGATAAGGAGCCGCAGCAGAAAGGGAGTACGATCAAGATCAGCAAGCCCGGGACGTTTACGGCGCAGGATGCTCCGTCGAATGATCAGGATATCAATGCTGAAGGGATGGAGATCAAGCTGGATAAGTGGAAGGAGGTGAAGTTCGGGTGA
- a CDS encoding restriction endonuclease, which produces MKTRIGQLSLNYSARGIPTYTLELWHDGLKKHRLIRGESESIVNLKATLQVEEWEERWAVIDAKERDRSQKLAGKRQIEENKSLAVERTAEAQQELERLNSLLKATLAVDDTIDWEKLKDKTPYPEKKPVMPPTPREPVLPQMPSEPLRGDQKYIPSLGILDKLIVSRKERAVSEKLALFASDHKSWQDEVAIITRTHTAALLVHGKSVAAMREEHEKQVSAWDKRRNEYLNKQSATHAEVDAKRTTYESSDPDAITEYCDLVLSSSRYPVYFPQEYDLDYDAATKTIIVDYRLPAPDDLPRLKAVKYVASRDEFEEQYISEAQSSKLYDDILYQVVLRTVHELFEADIISAIETIVFNGIVTSTDRTTGKPTTACVLSLRANRAEFLEINLSQVDPKACFKSLKGVGSSKLHGLSPVPPIMQLRRDDGRFVSAYEVANTLDSSVNLAAMDWEDFEHLIREIFEKEFSSSGGEVKVTQASRDGGVDAIAFDPDPIRGGKIVIQAKRYTNTVGVGAVRDLYGTVVNEGATKGILVTTSDYGPDSYAFANGKPLVLLSGANLLHILEKHGHQARIDIQEARKLTAKL; this is translated from the coding sequence ATGAAAACACGCATCGGCCAATTGTCCCTAAACTACAGTGCACGCGGCATTCCCACTTACACACTCGAACTCTGGCACGACGGACTGAAAAAGCATCGCCTTATTCGTGGCGAAAGTGAATCAATCGTCAATCTGAAGGCAACACTGCAAGTTGAAGAATGGGAGGAACGCTGGGCAGTTATTGACGCTAAAGAGCGTGACCGCTCACAGAAACTCGCCGGAAAACGGCAGATTGAAGAAAACAAATCGCTAGCCGTGGAACGGACTGCTGAAGCCCAGCAAGAACTCGAACGGCTAAATTCGCTTCTGAAGGCAACCTTGGCGGTTGATGACACTATTGATTGGGAGAAGCTAAAGGATAAAACGCCCTACCCGGAAAAAAAACCGGTGATGCCACCCACACCACGGGAGCCCGTATTGCCGCAAATGCCAAGCGAACCATTACGAGGTGACCAAAAATATATTCCCTCATTAGGAATTCTCGACAAGCTGATAGTCTCTCGAAAGGAACGTGCGGTTTCGGAAAAGCTGGCACTGTTTGCCTCCGATCACAAGTCGTGGCAGGACGAGGTAGCCATAATTACACGCACACACACAGCAGCGCTTTTGGTACATGGAAAGTCCGTTGCCGCCATGCGTGAAGAACACGAAAAGCAAGTTTCAGCATGGGACAAACGACGCAACGAGTATTTAAACAAACAATCTGCTACACATGCTGAAGTTGACGCAAAACGCACTACCTATGAGTCCAGCGATCCTGATGCAATTACCGAATACTGCGATTTAGTTCTTTCATCCTCGCGCTATCCAGTCTATTTCCCGCAGGAATATGATCTCGACTATGACGCAGCAACTAAAACAATCATCGTTGATTACCGGCTTCCCGCGCCAGACGATCTTCCACGTTTGAAGGCAGTTAAGTACGTTGCAAGCCGTGATGAGTTTGAAGAGCAGTATATTTCCGAGGCTCAATCATCCAAGCTCTACGACGATATTTTATATCAAGTCGTCCTACGCACAGTTCACGAGTTGTTCGAAGCGGACATCATCTCTGCAATTGAGACAATTGTTTTCAATGGTATTGTCACTTCAACGGATCGTACAACCGGTAAGCCAACGACAGCATGCGTTCTCTCACTGCGTGCCAATCGTGCTGAGTTCTTGGAGATTAACCTTTCACAAGTCGATCCGAAGGCGTGTTTTAAGTCGCTCAAAGGTGTCGGAAGCTCAAAGCTCCATGGCTTGTCGCCGGTTCCACCCATCATGCAGCTTCGGAGGGACGATGGACGATTCGTATCCGCTTACGAAGTCGCCAATACGCTTGATAGCAGCGTAAATTTAGCTGCTATGGACTGGGAGGACTTCGAACATTTGATTCGTGAGATTTTTGAAAAGGAATTTTCATCATCTGGTGGCGAAGTTAAGGTAACTCAAGCAAGTCGCGATGGAGGTGTTGATGCCATTGCTTTTGATCCTGATCCCATTAGGGGCGGAAAGATCGTTATTCAAGCAAAGCGATATACCAACACGGTCGGCGTTGGTGCGGTACGTGATCTCTACGGCACCGTAGTGAATGAAGGTGCAACAAAGGGTATTTTGGTTACTACGTCCGACTATGGCCCCGACTCTTATGCCTTTGCCAATGGAAAACCCCTTGTTCTTCTCAGCGGTGCTAACTTGTTACATATTCTGGAGAAACATGGTCATCAAGCCCGCATTGACATACAGGAAGCAAGAAAGCTTACTGCAAAGCTATGA
- a CDS encoding restriction endonuclease has product MKAKDKGPQFIRFFKPVIEALKELDGSGTAAEVIDRAIVNMNISEKEQQATTKNGQSRVRNQVNWARLYLVHAGYLDSSKRGVWSLTDKGISIDISSFDPYAAFKSVQDHFKDEKKAQNQPDSSAAESEEIPDDEQNHRAKLLDLIKGLPPSGFERLSQRLLRESGFQQVVVTGKSGDGGIDGIGILQVNPFVSFNVLFQCKRYQGAVTPSQVRDFRGAMQGRADKGIVITTGTFTVEATKEARRDGVPPIELVDGQLLVEMFERLELGLIPRRTFDIDEKFFEDFRI; this is encoded by the coding sequence ATGAAAGCAAAAGATAAAGGCCCGCAATTTATAAGGTTTTTCAAGCCAGTAATAGAAGCTCTCAAAGAATTGGATGGCTCAGGTACAGCTGCCGAGGTAATCGATCGTGCGATTGTCAATATGAACATCTCCGAAAAAGAGCAGCAGGCGACTACAAAAAACGGGCAATCCCGCGTTCGTAATCAGGTGAATTGGGCTCGGCTCTACCTGGTACATGCTGGTTACCTTGACTCCTCGAAACGCGGTGTATGGAGCCTCACCGACAAAGGAATATCGATTGACATAAGTTCATTTGATCCGTACGCAGCTTTCAAATCGGTGCAAGACCACTTTAAAGATGAAAAGAAAGCTCAGAATCAACCGGACTCATCAGCGGCAGAATCAGAAGAGATACCTGATGACGAGCAAAATCACCGGGCAAAATTACTTGATCTTATAAAAGGACTACCCCCCTCAGGCTTTGAAAGATTAAGCCAGAGATTGCTCAGGGAATCTGGCTTCCAGCAGGTTGTTGTCACCGGAAAAAGCGGAGATGGTGGCATTGACGGTATCGGAATTCTGCAGGTCAACCCATTTGTCAGCTTCAATGTCCTCTTCCAGTGCAAGCGCTACCAAGGTGCTGTAACGCCTTCTCAGGTTCGTGATTTTCGTGGAGCAATGCAGGGCAGAGCAGATAAAGGGATTGTTATTACCACCGGAACCTTTACCGTTGAGGCAACAAAAGAAGCCCGCAGGGATGGGGTTCCACCGATAGAGCTTGTTGATGGTCAGCTCTTGGTTGAAATGTTTGAGAGGCTCGAACTCGGTCTCATTCCTCGCAGGACATTCGATATCGACGAAAAGTTTTTCGAGGATTTCAGAATATGA
- a CDS encoding uracil-DNA glycosylase, which yields MFEDIPKSLGNMKVREERHRLLEMPHIAPLTSFVHALREEMGSDYAIPYFDPLDGGIVAPMLFLLEAPGPKAVASGFISRNNPDETAKNTFLLTKEAGIDRKSTVLWNVVPWYIGSGSKIRPATIQDIKPALDSLRLLLSMLTKLQSIVLVGCKAALVESDVRRMHPAIKVFKISHPSPLFVNRLPGNREKLLEEIKRVAHAEIQL from the coding sequence ATGTTCGAAGATATACCTAAGTCTCTGGGGAACATGAAGGTTCGAGAAGAGCGTCACCGATTACTTGAGATGCCACACATCGCTCCATTGACATCTTTCGTTCACGCACTTCGTGAAGAGATGGGATCTGATTATGCAATACCGTACTTCGATCCTCTTGACGGTGGTATTGTGGCACCAATGTTATTTCTCCTTGAAGCTCCAGGCCCAAAGGCCGTCGCATCAGGATTTATATCTCGCAACAATCCAGATGAAACCGCTAAAAATACTTTTTTGCTCACAAAAGAGGCGGGAATAGACCGGAAAAGTACAGTTTTATGGAATGTCGTACCCTGGTATATTGGTTCCGGTTCAAAGATACGACCAGCAACAATTCAAGATATAAAACCCGCTCTGGACAGTTTGCGTTTACTCCTCTCTATGCTTACGAAGTTGCAATCTATTGTGCTCGTTGGTTGTAAAGCTGCATTGGTCGAATCGGATGTCCGAAGAATGCATCCCGCTATTAAAGTCTTTAAAATTTCACATCCGAGTCCATTGTTCGTCAATCGCCTTCCCGGTAACCGTGAAAAGTTGTTGGAAGAAATAAAACGGGTTGCGCATGCTGAGATACAGCTTTGA
- a CDS encoding JAB domain-containing protein, with protein sequence MANTLPLFGSAPVASEPKVTFIPRYGVRLVRESQVLYDNKKITVAADICSICNTIGLPDLPHEELHVFFLSTKNYITGTQLVSRGTLNASLIHPREVFRGAILANANAIILVHNHPSGNPEPSNADKQVTKQIRSSADIIGIELLDHVIIGSNGNHFSFRQEGLFN encoded by the coding sequence ATGGCAAACACCCTTCCACTCTTCGGCAGCGCTCCGGTAGCATCAGAACCAAAAGTAACCTTCATCCCGCGTTACGGCGTCCGGCTGGTGCGTGAATCGCAGGTATTGTACGACAACAAAAAGATTACGGTAGCCGCCGATATTTGCAGCATCTGCAACACCATCGGCCTGCCCGATCTGCCACATGAAGAACTGCACGTCTTTTTCCTCAGCACAAAAAACTACATCACCGGCACCCAGCTCGTTTCCCGCGGAACCCTCAACGCATCGCTCATTCATCCGCGCGAGGTTTTCAGAGGCGCCATACTGGCCAATGCGAATGCTATTATTCTCGTCCACAACCACCCATCCGGCAACCCCGAACCAAGCAATGCCGATAAACAGGTAACCAAACAAATCCGCAGCTCAGCCGACATCATCGGCATCGAACTACTCGACCACGTCATCATCGGCAGCAACGGCAACCACTTCAGCTTCAGGCAAGAAGGGCTCTTCAACTGA
- a CDS encoding transcriptional regulator — MAITGQYREEALRLREEVKKKFNTQVALCKAIGTSDATYLSAYVSGKNRIGNILRERLEAVGIDVGYVLYGKRGFSPVPAGPDPEVMAKLHECTDKLRALQNTVIDLQKELLDVNRMLEDITGTLNPASTTTPAA; from the coding sequence ATGGCCATTACAGGACAATACAGGGAAGAAGCTCTCCGGCTCCGCGAAGAGGTCAAAAAGAAATTCAATACTCAGGTAGCCCTCTGCAAAGCCATCGGAACCAGCGACGCAACTTACCTCAGCGCATACGTCAGCGGCAAAAACCGAATCGGCAACATCCTCCGCGAAAGACTCGAAGCCGTCGGCATCGACGTCGGGTATGTGCTCTATGGAAAACGCGGATTCTCACCCGTCCCTGCCGGACCCGATCCCGAAGTCATGGCCAAACTGCACGAATGCACCGACAAACTCCGTGCTCTGCAGAACACCGTCATCGACCTCCAGAAAGAGCTGCTCGATGTCAATAGAATGCTCGAAGACATCACCGGCACACTCAATCCGGCATCCACTACAACACCCGCCGCATAA